A region of Amyelois transitella isolate CPQ chromosome 19, ilAmyTran1.1, whole genome shotgun sequence DNA encodes the following proteins:
- the LOC106140832 gene encoding uncharacterized protein LOC106140832 translates to MNRHPELSIRKPEATSINRILGFNKTEVTRFFSNLESVMTKFNFEAQNIFNMDETGFSTVHEPDNIIALKGRKRVGAATSWETKPRKSSRNKQHSEVLTSTPMKEVFEEKKEKKNKREKKINKPKKIQISKSKNKIQFKNKLSQKNIHRVTRNLFQDSTTDESSMNEKNICDDDSEYSEEENVCMICNDVGKNEELWYRCRACGKWAHSECSGYDHPEDYICNFCLDP, encoded by the coding sequence ATGAATCGACATCCAGAACTTAGTATAAGAAAGCCAGAAGCGACCAGTATTAATAGAATTTTGGGCTTTAATAAGACTGAAGTCACTCGTTTTTTTAGCAATTTGGAATCTGTAatgacaaaatttaattttgaggcGCAAAACATATTCAATATGGACGAAACAGGATTTTCTACAGTCCATGAGCCAGACAATATAATTGCTCTTAAAGGACGTAAGCGTGTTGGTGCAGCGACTTCATGGGAGACAAAACCAAGAAAAAGTAGTAGAAACAAGCAACATTCAGAAGTTTTGACTAGCACTCCTATGAAAGAAGTTTTTGAGGAGAAGAAggagaaaaagaataaaagagagaagaaaataaataaaccaaagaaaatacaaataagtaaatcTAAGAATAAGATACagtttaagaataaattatctcaaaaaaatatacacagaGTAACTAGAAATTTGTTCCAAGACAGCACTACTGATGAATCatcaatgaatgaaaaaaatatttgtgatgATGATTCTGAATACTCTGAGGAGGAAAATGTATGCATGATATGTAACGATGTTGGTAAAAATGAAGAATTATGGTATCGTTGTAGAGCTTGTGGCAAATGGGCCCATTCTGAGTGTTCAGGTTACGATCACCCTGAGGATTATATTTGCAATTTTTGTTTAGATCCTTAA